A window of Clostridiisalibacter paucivorans DSM 22131 genomic DNA:
GTATCCCATGGCCAATATAAATAGTGCTGCTAAGTATGATGCCAATGTGTTTGGGTATTGAAATGTAGAATTTATCCTGTTCCCTACATAGGCTCCATTATAGCTTATGCTACCTATGGCTGCCCCTATGCCTACTATGGATACCCCTATGCCACTTAATAATATGATATTTATAAGCCATTTTCGTTTATTATCGGTATCTGCCAAATCTCTAGCCAATATAAATATCACGAAATAATTTAAGTATTTTAGCGCCTCTTCTATGGCTAATCCTGTATTTACCCCATAAAGTATAGAGAGTGCATAAATCACAACAACACCTATTGCAAATATATCTGTAGGTGTTTTGATAAGTTTATATTCTCTATCATTAAATCGTGAACCCACCCATATAAGTGCCAATACAAAGGATATTATATGAGTAGGAAATAATTCCTCCTGAAAAAAAAGTCCACGAAAAAATGGGGCGATTGATAGGATTGTTAGTAAAATGATGTATGTTGTTTTTTTGAGTAATGAATCATTTCTTTGCATTTAGTTTATCACTCCAATCGTCGTAGTTCTTGGTTCTTGGTTCTTAGGTCTTAGCTCTTAGGTCTTGGTTCTTAGGTCTTGGTTGATAGTCCGTAGTTCGTAGTCCATTGTTGAAATCCTTAGGATTTCTTATTTTACTACAGACTTTTTATTAATCCACTTAACATTTTGCCTATTTCTATAGATAAGTCCATTAATTCTTCATAATTTTGTTTACTTATGTAATTTAAGTCTTTAGATAATATCAAATGATATTTTGTTTCTTCTAATGATCCACGAGCAATATATAAAAAATGTTTGAACTCTTTATTATGATATCTTCCTCTACCTTCTACAATATTAGTAGGAACAGAGCTTGCTGATCTACATATCTGATTAGTTAATCTAAATTTTTCTTCTTCTGGAAATACTTTTGTGATTTTATATATCTTTAAAGTCAATTCATGGGCCTTTTGCCATACTTTAAGATCTTCAAATCCATTTTTCACAAAATCAACCTTTCCCATTATAACCTATGCTTTAAATCGTAATCCATAGTAGAAATCCAAAAGATTTCTACTATATGCTACGAACTACTAACTACTAGCTACGAACTAAGAGCTAACAGCTACTTACTACTAACTACTAGCTACGAACTACTAACTACTAGCTACGAACTAAGAGCTAACAGCTACTTACTACTAACTACTAGCTACGAACTACTTACTACCAGCTACGGACTCTCCTGTTCTTTCCCAGTATTCTTTGAAGAAGGCTATGAAGGTTCCTAGCATTAGGCCTAGGACTGTTGCTATTGCTAGGTTTAGCATTTTTTTGGGACCTGTTGGGTATTGTGGTGCTACGGCTCCTCCTACTATTAGTATGCTTGATTCTCCTATTTCTGAGGATTCTGCTATTCTAGTTTCTTCATATTTATTTAGAAATGCCTCGTATGTGCCCTGGGCTAAACTTACCTTTCTTTGAACCAATTTATCTTGATGTGTTTTTTCTGCTAATTCTACCTGTAATGTCTCCATTTCTTTTTGTGCCTTATTTATACTATCTTTTATATTATTTATTTCATTGGTCAACCCTGATATGATAACCTTAGTCTCTGCTATATCATTTTTTAATTTAAGATATAATGGATTTATTTCCTCTTCTTCCATCAATATATTGGATGTCTCTTCTAATTTTAATCCACTTTGGGATGCCGATTGGCTAAGTAATGGATCTGATGCCAAGGACTTATTGGTTACCAATTTTTCTGGTGTCTCCTGTAATTCCTCTGTAGCCGTTGCCAATGCAGATTTTTGCTTGTTTAACTCTATTTGCTTTTCTACCAACTGTGTCTTGTATTTTGTAAGCATCTCTAGCTTAGACGTAGTTTCTGCTTCAAGCTCGTCCACTCCTCTAGGTTGGGCTAGGAACTGTTTTAATTCCAATAGTGCATCATCTAGTTTTTGTTTTTCTACTTCCAACTGGTTCTCTATAAATCGGGAAGATTTAGATGCCTTATCCTTTGCCATATCTGATATGAATATTGTAAAGTTCTTTGCTACTGTATTAGCTATATCTGCTGCCAATTTAGGATTATTATTAGTCACCTTTACTGCAATTAGATTTGTATCCTTTATATTTTCTAGTTCTATGCTATTTCTCAAACTTCTTATGGTAAATACTTCTTTATCTAGTCCCAATTGGTCTATGGTCTTTTGAAGTATCTTGGCATTTTTTATCTGTTCTTTATATGTCTGTATAGTCATGACTGGATATGTGGATATAGAGTCCAATATACCCTCTACATCTTCGCTATCATTTTGAGCATTAGTCAATCTATCGGTTGCCATGGATGCCATCAATGTAGCCTTCGCTTCATACGTTGGCTCCAATATATAGAAACTCACCACCCCAGCTAATGCTACACATATGGCTGTTATTATGGCTATAATCTTCCAACCATTCAATAATGCCTCTATTATTTCCCTAAGGG
This region includes:
- a CDS encoding four helix bundle protein, with the translated sequence MKNGFEDLKVWQKAHELTLKIYKITKVFPEEEKFRLTNQICRSASSVPTNIVEGRGRYHNKEFKHFLYIARGSLEETKYHLILSKDLNYISKQNYEELMDLSIEIGKMLSGLIKSL
- a CDS encoding GumC family protein codes for the protein MNYQPDYEEISLREIIEALLNGWKIIAIITAICVALAGVVSFYILEPTYEAKATLMASMATDRLTNAQNDSEDVEGILDSISTYPVMTIQTYKEQIKNAKILQKTIDQLGLDKEVFTIRSLRNSIELENIKDTNLIAVKVTNNNPKLAADIANTVAKNFTIFISDMAKDKASKSSRFIENQLEVEKQKLDDALLELKQFLAQPRGVDELEAETTSKLEMLTKYKTQLVEKQIELNKQKSALATATEELQETPEKLVTNKSLASDPLLSQSASQSGLKLEETSNILMEEEEINPLYLKLKNDIAETKVIISGLTNEINNIKDSINKAQKEMETLQVELAEKTHQDKLVQRKVSLAQGTYEAFLNKYEETRIAESSEIGESSILIVGGAVAPQYPTGPKKMLNLAIATVLGLMLGTFIAFFKEYWERTGESVAGSK